One window from the genome of Halictus rubicundus isolate RS-2024b chromosome 7, iyHalRubi1_principal, whole genome shotgun sequence encodes:
- the LOC143355541 gene encoding uncharacterized protein LOC143355541: MHTKLKKLELSKSFFFYNNKSTAINVILETYYPFHVKSTSIYTECNPYIPMVGVSIHGHGCAEVEIICQVDDELIHTILHTSKAQDLLSSVITLKEPLFIIYPDNNSQIRPAQRWLMEQMWLLLLFACSASQSPPCPLRLFLRHCSDREHRAIGKVRVDMVETDSLSRQRGEAHLFHEPSLSRPDLD; this comes from the exons ATGCacacaaaattaaaaaagttgGA ATTGAGCAAATCATTCTTCTTCTATAATAACAAGAGTACTGCAATAAACGTTATTTTGGAAACATACTACCCATTTCATGTTAAATCTACTTCAATATACACTGAGTGCAATCCATACATACCAATGGTAGGTGTTTCTATACATGGACATGGATGTGCAGAG GTAGAAATTATATGCCAAGTGGACGATGAATTAATTCATACTATATTGCACACAAGCAAAGCACAAGACCTCCTTAGTTCAGTAATAACGTTAAAAGAGCCATTGTTCATTATATATCCAGACAACAACAGTCAG ATCAGGCCTGCTCAACGATGGCTCATGGAACAGATGTGGTTGCTCCTCCTCTTCGCCTGTTCGGCGAGTCAGTCCCCACCATGTCCACTCCGACTTTTCCTTCGGCAT TGCAGCGATCGTGAGCATCGTGCCATAGGAAAAGTCAGAGTGGACATGGTGGAGACTGACTCGCTGAGCAGGCAAAGAGGAGAAGCACATCTGTTCCACGAGCCATCATTGAGCAGGCCTGACTTAGATTAA